A single region of the Kocuria rosea genome encodes:
- a CDS encoding acyl-CoA thioesterase, with protein MSAVHTTVLPVRWSDQDLNRHVNNARVVTLIEEARLSAVASWLGEDGVPDPARPRVVVSLTLDYLRSIDHGPELTARAWVCRLGRSSYTVAYELVQHGQVAVRARTVLVQKDPATGRSTPLPASVRAALEGVVVPEPEPEPDSVTVRA; from the coding sequence GTGAGCGCCGTGCACACCACCGTGCTGCCCGTGCGCTGGTCCGACCAGGACCTGAACCGGCACGTCAACAACGCCCGCGTGGTCACCCTGATCGAGGAGGCGCGGCTCTCGGCGGTCGCCTCCTGGCTGGGGGAGGACGGCGTCCCGGACCCCGCCCGGCCGCGCGTGGTGGTCTCCCTGACGCTCGACTACCTGCGCTCCATCGACCACGGCCCCGAGCTCACGGCCCGCGCCTGGGTCTGCCGCCTCGGCCGGTCGTCCTACACGGTGGCCTACGAGCTGGTCCAGCACGGGCAGGTCGCGGTCCGCGCCCGGACGGTGCTCGTGCAGAAGGACCCGGCCACGGGCCGCTCCACCCCGCTGCCGGCGTCGGTGCGGGCCGCCCTGGAGGGCGTCGTCGTCCCGGAGCCGGAGCCGGAGCCGGACTCCGTGACCGTGCGTGCATGA
- a CDS encoding TAXI family TRAP transporter solute-binding subunit — protein MRTTKSRLAALGAVAVLGLTGCASAEGDEPVGPNGLPQQLVWSTYNVGTGTYNDLAAIANTLTNEEGVQVRLMTADTGIGRLAPLVNGTVDYSRAGDEYYYAFEGDYEYASEEWGPQDIRMVWAPLGNYGLLVREDSGIDSFADLEGKRFPELTANTSINNKMEGFLNYGGLTGEDVQKVPISYGEQIAGLEAGQIDALYQNVVGSNIDELASSTDVKWLGFDDPDPARYETWEELMPMVSVGEVTNAAGMDEGESARVLEYTIPLTTMGSRDADEVYHLVKSMVENYEHYEGTTPDTKQFAFDAVLKEPLVVPFHEGTVRYFEERGVWTEELERKNDELIERGERMREAWPGVVESSSSAEELEQNWTDWKTDELDGEETDDAN, from the coding sequence ATGAGGACAACGAAGTCACGGCTCGCCGCTCTGGGCGCCGTCGCGGTGCTGGGTCTGACCGGCTGCGCGAGCGCCGAGGGGGACGAGCCGGTGGGCCCCAACGGCCTGCCGCAGCAGCTGGTGTGGTCCACCTACAACGTGGGCACCGGCACCTACAACGATCTCGCCGCCATCGCGAACACCCTCACCAACGAGGAGGGGGTGCAGGTGCGGCTGATGACGGCCGACACCGGCATCGGCCGGCTGGCGCCCCTCGTGAACGGCACCGTGGACTACTCGCGGGCCGGGGACGAGTACTACTACGCCTTCGAGGGCGACTACGAGTACGCCAGCGAGGAGTGGGGCCCCCAGGACATCCGCATGGTGTGGGCGCCGCTGGGCAACTACGGCCTGCTGGTGCGCGAGGACAGCGGCATCGACTCCTTCGCGGACCTCGAGGGCAAGCGGTTCCCCGAGCTGACCGCCAACACGTCCATCAACAACAAGATGGAGGGCTTCCTCAACTACGGCGGCCTGACCGGGGAGGACGTCCAGAAGGTCCCCATCTCCTACGGCGAGCAGATCGCCGGTCTCGAGGCGGGCCAGATCGACGCCCTGTACCAGAACGTGGTCGGCTCCAACATCGACGAGCTCGCGTCCTCCACGGACGTCAAGTGGCTGGGCTTCGACGACCCGGACCCGGCCCGCTACGAGACCTGGGAGGAGCTCATGCCCATGGTGTCGGTCGGCGAGGTCACGAACGCCGCCGGGATGGACGAGGGCGAGAGCGCCCGCGTCCTCGAGTACACGATCCCGCTGACCACGATGGGTTCCCGCGACGCGGACGAGGTCTACCACCTCGTGAAGTCGATGGTCGAGAACTACGAGCACTACGAGGGCACCACCCCGGACACGAAGCAGTTCGCCTTCGACGCCGTGCTCAAGGAGCCGCTGGTGGTCCCCTTCCACGAGGGCACCGTCCGCTACTTCGAGGAGCGCGGCGTGTGGACCGAGGAGCTGGAGCGGAAGAACGACGAGCTGATCGAGCGCGGCGAGCGGATGCGCGAGGCCTGGCCCGGCGTCGTCGAGTCCTCCTCCTCCGCGGAGGAGCTCGAGCAGAACTGGACGGACTGGAAGACCGACGAGCTGGACGGCGAGGAGACCGACGATGCGAACTGA
- a CDS encoding 3-hydroxyacyl-CoA dehydrogenase family protein: MNPQPSIDAVRDVLVVGSGAMGTQIGAVFALAGYTVTTSDLDPAALERSRDEVHRRLGRLAEKGSRSRADVDAALARMAYTTDSLEAARSTDFVLEAAVERLDIKRQLFADLDEAAPEHAILATNSSTIPSSLLTDATGRPDRVCNMHFFNPALVMACVEVVRNPQTSDATAETTTELARRLGKQPVRLHHEVPGFVANRLLGALRDEALRLEADGVASFEDIDVAARTALGHPMGPFELMDLVGIDVAYLIRLAQHEQSGDPDDLPHPSVEKLYEQGRYGRKTGRGWYEYAG, from the coding sequence ATGAACCCCCAGCCGAGCATCGACGCCGTCCGAGACGTCCTGGTCGTGGGATCCGGTGCCATGGGCACCCAGATCGGGGCGGTCTTCGCCCTCGCCGGCTACACCGTCACCACCAGCGACCTCGACCCCGCCGCCCTCGAACGGTCCCGGGACGAGGTGCACCGCCGCCTCGGCCGGCTCGCCGAGAAGGGCAGCCGGAGCCGGGCGGATGTCGACGCCGCCCTCGCCCGGATGGCGTACACCACCGACTCCCTCGAGGCGGCCCGCAGCACCGACTTCGTGCTCGAGGCCGCCGTGGAGCGCCTCGACATCAAGCGGCAGCTGTTCGCGGACCTGGACGAGGCCGCCCCCGAGCACGCGATCCTCGCGACCAACTCCTCGACCATCCCCTCGTCCCTGCTCACGGACGCGACCGGCCGCCCGGACCGGGTGTGCAACATGCACTTCTTCAACCCGGCGCTGGTCATGGCCTGCGTCGAGGTGGTGCGCAACCCGCAGACCTCCGACGCCACCGCGGAGACCACCACGGAGCTCGCCCGCCGGCTCGGCAAGCAGCCCGTGCGGCTCCACCACGAGGTCCCCGGCTTCGTGGCCAACCGCCTCCTCGGGGCCCTGCGGGACGAGGCGCTGCGCCTCGAGGCCGACGGCGTGGCGAGCTTCGAGGACATCGACGTGGCCGCGCGGACGGCCCTGGGCCACCCCATGGGGCCGTTCGAGCTCATGGACCTGGTCGGCATCGACGTGGCCTACCTGATCCGGCTGGCCCAGCACGAGCAGAGCGGGGACCCCGACGACCTCCCGCACCCCTCCGTGGAGAAGCTCTACGAGCAGGGCCGGTACGGCCGCAAGACCGGCCGCGGCTGGTACGAGTACGCCGGCTGA
- a CDS encoding CaiB/BaiF CoA transferase family protein: protein MSQFEDAHALQEIFGRPGTGPLAGVVVADLSRVLAGPYCTMLLADMGATVIKIESTAGDDARAWVPPHRDGESTFFLSVNRNKHSIALDFSDPEQLAVVERIIARADILVENFKPGGLVRYGLDYESVSAWRPDLVYASITGFGTAGGADLPGYDLLAQALSGMMSLTGSQHGEPYRAGVALFDVITGLHASTGILGAFHERQSSGTGQHVELNLLSSALSGLVNQSAAYVAGGSVPTRMGNEHPSLYPYEPFPTRDKDMVIAVGNNGQFARLCRCLGAPELAEDERFATVSARNANRVELRRLMIERLAARDAEDWFELLKAVKVPCAPILGVDEGVRFAEGLGLDPVVLAGTGGREVPTVRHPVDFSRTPVDYTQAPPLLDADRDRVLAWLERGEPAVRQAS, encoded by the coding sequence ATGAGCCAGTTCGAGGACGCCCACGCCCTGCAGGAGATCTTCGGCCGCCCCGGCACGGGCCCGCTCGCCGGGGTGGTGGTGGCGGATCTCAGCCGCGTGCTCGCCGGCCCCTACTGCACCATGCTGCTGGCGGACATGGGCGCGACCGTCATCAAGATCGAGAGCACCGCCGGGGACGACGCCCGCGCATGGGTCCCGCCCCACCGGGACGGCGAGAGCACGTTCTTCCTCTCGGTCAACCGCAACAAGCACTCCATCGCCCTGGACTTCTCGGACCCCGAGCAGCTCGCGGTCGTGGAGCGGATCATCGCCCGGGCGGACATCCTGGTGGAGAACTTCAAGCCCGGCGGCCTGGTGCGCTACGGCCTCGACTACGAGAGCGTCAGCGCCTGGCGCCCGGACCTCGTCTACGCCTCGATCACCGGCTTCGGCACCGCCGGCGGCGCCGACCTGCCCGGCTACGACCTCCTGGCCCAGGCCCTCTCCGGGATGATGAGCCTCACCGGCAGCCAGCACGGCGAGCCGTACCGGGCCGGCGTGGCCCTCTTCGACGTCATCACGGGCCTGCACGCCTCCACCGGCATCCTGGGCGCGTTCCACGAGCGGCAGTCCTCCGGGACGGGCCAGCACGTGGAGCTGAACCTGCTGAGCTCGGCGCTGTCCGGGCTGGTCAACCAGTCCGCCGCCTACGTGGCCGGCGGCAGCGTCCCCACCCGGATGGGCAACGAGCACCCGAGCCTCTACCCCTACGAGCCCTTCCCCACCCGGGACAAGGACATGGTCATCGCGGTGGGCAACAACGGGCAGTTCGCGCGGCTGTGCCGGTGCCTCGGCGCGCCCGAGCTCGCCGAGGACGAGCGGTTCGCCACGGTGTCCGCCCGCAACGCCAACCGGGTGGAGCTGCGCCGGCTGATGATCGAGCGGCTCGCCGCCCGGGACGCCGAGGACTGGTTCGAGCTGCTCAAGGCGGTCAAGGTGCCCTGCGCCCCGATCCTGGGGGTGGACGAGGGCGTCCGGTTCGCGGAGGGCCTCGGCCTGGACCCGGTGGTGCTGGCCGGGACGGGGGGCCGGGAGGTCCCCACGGTCCGCCACCCGGTCGACTTCAGCCGCACCCCGGTCGACTACACGCAGGCCCCGCCGCTGCTCGACGCGGACCGGGACCGAGTCCTGGCGTGGCTCGAGCGCGGCGAGCCCGCGGTCCGGCAGGCGTCGTGA
- a CDS encoding enoyl-CoA hydratase/isomerase family protein: MTDTTTDTTTDTTTTPGNSTSTALDTGTGTVTAELRGRVAVVTVNRPEVRNALNVGVLDGIEAALDALERREDAGAVVFTGAGEKAFVAGADISQLVGYTLRDGLRARMQRLWDRIQDLELPTIAAVNGFALGGGNELAMSCDIRVAAAGARFGLPETNLGILPGAGGTQRLSRLVGLGRAQEMILTGRIIDAEEALRIGLVTSVVPADELMDAALATADSILAKGPLAVRLAKLVVRNGAETDQRTGLLLERLAQSLLYASDEKAEGASAFLEKRPARFRDDD; the protein is encoded by the coding sequence ATGACCGACACCACCACGGACACCACCACGGACACCACCACCACGCCCGGCAACAGCACGAGCACCGCCCTCGACACCGGGACCGGCACCGTCACGGCCGAGCTCAGGGGCAGGGTCGCCGTCGTCACCGTGAACCGCCCCGAGGTGCGCAACGCCCTGAACGTCGGGGTGCTGGACGGGATCGAGGCGGCGCTCGACGCGCTGGAGCGGCGCGAGGACGCCGGCGCCGTCGTCTTCACCGGCGCGGGGGAGAAGGCCTTCGTGGCCGGGGCGGACATCTCCCAGCTGGTCGGCTACACGCTGCGGGACGGCCTGCGGGCCCGGATGCAGCGCCTCTGGGACCGGATCCAGGACCTCGAGCTGCCCACGATCGCCGCGGTCAACGGCTTCGCGCTGGGCGGGGGCAACGAGCTGGCGATGTCCTGCGACATCCGCGTGGCGGCCGCCGGCGCCCGGTTCGGACTGCCCGAGACCAACCTCGGCATCCTGCCCGGCGCCGGCGGCACCCAGCGGCTGTCCCGGCTCGTCGGGCTCGGCCGGGCCCAGGAGATGATCCTCACCGGCCGGATCATCGACGCGGAGGAGGCCCTGCGCATCGGCCTGGTGACCAGCGTGGTCCCGGCGGACGAGCTGATGGACGCGGCGCTCGCCACCGCGGACTCGATCCTCGCCAAGGGCCCCCTGGCGGTGCGGCTGGCCAAGCTCGTGGTGCGCAACGGCGCCGAGACGGACCAGCGCACCGGGCTGCTGCTCGAGCGGCTGGCCCAGTCCCTGCTCTACGCCTCCGACGAGAAGGCCGAGGGTGCGAGCGCCTTCCTGGAGAAGCGCCCAGCCCGCTTCCGCGACGACGACTGA
- a CDS encoding TRAP transporter permease, with the protein MRTETRVTPFWRTVVIVLTVLGVLLAMNQVFFWNVGGLSLLTNSYLYLILAVFLPVVFIVNPLRRIPLAQQVEAQQEHGSGGSTAPVRERRVQWFDVLLMVVAAAVCGYFAVNGTRIKDFGWEYMAPTTATVAAFVLWLVVLEALRRTGGLTVTVIALLFSLYPLVAENLPIGVLQGVTYDLPTLAQVHIMGAEGVLGLPIQTAATILIGFLVFGVALQHTGGADFFHNLSMSIFGRYRGGAAKVSVASSAAMGMMSGSAVSNVLTTGPMTIPAMKRSGFSPTYAGGIEATASSGGSITPPIMGTAAFLMVSFVGVPYTEILVAATIPAVLYFLGIYLQVDGYAARKGLKGVPVAQLPRALATLVRGWPYVLALALLTGLLFLTNSETQVPYWVILVLLVVAVLRPGQKFGLREFADFLVESGRTLGNIIGIIAGVGLIVGGLTATGVSLSLARELVSLVGDNVVLILVAGAVTCFILGMGMTISAAYVFLAIVMVPAVIDLGVNPLAAHLFVIYWASVSYITPPVGLAAFAAAGLAKAPAMATSVAAMKLGAVKYIVPFGFALNPALVAQDSPGRILLAFALSIVGVYALASAIEGWTVGFDRRMPVLFRVAAAVGGFLLFLPTPLSAVAGLVLVAGSVLLTFLTVRTGPTDDDDAAPAPAPAPATATV; encoded by the coding sequence ATGCGAACTGAGACCCGGGTGACACCGTTCTGGCGGACGGTGGTGATCGTGCTGACCGTCCTGGGCGTGCTGCTGGCCATGAACCAGGTCTTCTTCTGGAACGTGGGCGGGCTGTCCCTGCTGACCAACTCCTACCTGTACCTCATCCTGGCGGTGTTCCTGCCGGTCGTGTTCATCGTCAACCCCCTGCGCAGGATCCCGCTCGCCCAGCAGGTGGAGGCCCAGCAGGAGCACGGATCCGGCGGCAGCACCGCCCCGGTCCGCGAGCGCCGGGTCCAGTGGTTCGACGTCCTGCTCATGGTCGTCGCGGCGGCCGTGTGCGGCTACTTCGCGGTCAACGGGACGCGGATCAAGGACTTCGGCTGGGAGTACATGGCGCCCACCACCGCCACGGTCGCCGCGTTCGTGCTGTGGCTCGTGGTGCTCGAGGCCCTGCGCCGCACCGGCGGGCTGACGGTGACGGTCATCGCGCTGCTCTTCTCCCTGTACCCGCTGGTCGCCGAGAACCTGCCGATCGGCGTCCTGCAGGGCGTCACCTACGACCTGCCGACCCTGGCGCAGGTGCACATCATGGGCGCCGAGGGCGTGCTGGGCCTGCCCATCCAGACCGCGGCGACCATCCTGATCGGCTTCCTGGTCTTCGGGGTGGCCCTGCAGCACACCGGCGGCGCGGACTTCTTCCACAACCTCTCCATGTCGATCTTCGGCCGGTACCGCGGCGGCGCGGCGAAGGTGTCCGTGGCCAGCAGCGCCGCGATGGGCATGATGAGCGGCAGCGCCGTCTCCAACGTCCTGACCACCGGGCCCATGACCATCCCGGCCATGAAGCGCTCCGGGTTCAGCCCCACCTACGCGGGCGGCATCGAGGCCACGGCGTCCTCCGGCGGGTCCATCACCCCGCCGATCATGGGCACCGCGGCGTTCCTGATGGTCTCCTTCGTGGGCGTGCCCTACACGGAGATCCTGGTGGCCGCGACCATCCCGGCGGTCCTCTACTTCCTCGGCATCTACCTGCAGGTGGACGGCTACGCCGCCCGCAAGGGGCTCAAGGGCGTGCCCGTGGCCCAGCTGCCCCGGGCCCTCGCCACGCTCGTCCGGGGCTGGCCCTACGTCCTGGCCCTGGCCCTGCTGACCGGGCTGCTGTTCCTCACGAACTCCGAGACCCAGGTGCCGTACTGGGTGATCCTGGTGCTGCTGGTCGTGGCCGTGCTGCGCCCGGGCCAGAAGTTCGGGCTGCGGGAGTTCGCCGACTTCCTCGTGGAGTCCGGCCGGACGCTGGGCAACATCATCGGCATCATCGCCGGCGTGGGCCTGATCGTCGGCGGTCTCACCGCCACGGGCGTGAGCCTGTCCCTGGCCCGCGAGCTGGTCTCGCTGGTCGGCGACAACGTGGTCCTCATCCTCGTCGCCGGCGCCGTCACCTGCTTCATCCTCGGCATGGGCATGACGATCTCCGCGGCCTACGTGTTCCTGGCGATCGTCATGGTCCCGGCGGTCATCGACCTGGGCGTCAACCCGCTCGCGGCGCACCTGTTCGTCATCTACTGGGCGTCCGTCTCCTACATCACCCCGCCGGTGGGTCTCGCCGCCTTCGCCGCGGCGGGCCTGGCCAAGGCTCCCGCCATGGCCACCAGCGTGGCGGCCATGAAGCTCGGCGCGGTGAAGTACATCGTCCCGTTCGGCTTCGCCCTCAACCCCGCGCTGGTCGCCCAGGACTCGCCCGGCCGGATCCTGCTGGCCTTCGCCCTGAGCATCGTGGGCGTCTACGCCCTGGCCTCCGCCATCGAGGGCTGGACGGTCGGCTTCGACCGCCGGATGCCCGTCCTGTTCCGGGTCGCGGCCGCGGTCGGCGGGTTCCTGCTGTTCCTGCCCACGCCGCTCAGCGCCGTCGCCGGCCTGGTCCTCGTGGCCGGGAGCGTGCTGCTGACCTTCCTCACCGTGCGGACCGGACCCACGGACGACGACGACGCCGCTCCCGCCCCGGCCCCTGCGCCCGCCACCGCCACCGTCTGA
- a CDS encoding enoyl-CoA hydratase/isomerase family protein, whose product MTRSSPRAVDVPPRVRIERTGAVAVLTLDDERRRNVLGPELRTRLRAALAELAADPGIGALVLTGAGGCFSGGGDLASMPPAGPVESAARMAEVAGLVQELAQLEKPVVAAVTGPAAGVAVGLVCCCDVVVAGESARFLFPFTRLGLAPDGGLVHSLVQRTGAARARRILLEAAPVDAATALDAGLADHVLPDPDVLGAAVARAAELAGRAPLAVAAVKRGIREASGSLGEALDFERDHQPALFGTADFLEGKQSFFEKRVPSFSGR is encoded by the coding sequence GTGACCCGATCGTCCCCCCGCGCCGTCGACGTCCCGCCCCGGGTGCGCATCGAGCGCACCGGTGCCGTGGCCGTGCTGACGCTCGACGACGAACGACGCCGCAACGTGCTCGGCCCCGAGCTGCGCACCCGGCTGCGGGCCGCCCTGGCGGAGCTCGCCGCGGACCCCGGGATCGGCGCCCTGGTGCTCACCGGCGCGGGAGGCTGCTTCAGCGGCGGCGGCGACCTCGCCTCCATGCCGCCCGCCGGTCCGGTCGAGTCCGCCGCCCGGATGGCCGAGGTGGCCGGGCTCGTGCAGGAGCTCGCGCAGCTGGAGAAGCCGGTCGTGGCCGCGGTGACCGGGCCCGCCGCCGGCGTGGCCGTCGGCCTGGTGTGCTGCTGCGACGTGGTGGTGGCCGGCGAGAGCGCCCGGTTCCTGTTTCCGTTCACCCGCCTGGGCCTGGCCCCGGACGGCGGGCTGGTGCACTCCCTGGTCCAGCGCACGGGTGCGGCCCGCGCCCGGCGGATCCTGCTGGAGGCCGCCCCGGTGGACGCCGCCACCGCCCTGGACGCGGGGCTGGCCGACCACGTGCTGCCGGACCCGGACGTGCTCGGCGCCGCGGTCGCCCGCGCCGCGGAGCTCGCCGGCCGGGCCCCGCTCGCCGTCGCCGCCGTGAAGCGGGGGATCCGCGAGGCCTCCGGCTCTCTCGGCGAGGCCCTGGACTTCGAGCGGGACCACCAGCCCGCGCTCTTCGGCACCGCCGACTTCCTGGAGGGCAAGCAGTCGTTCTTCGAGAAGCGGGTCCCCTCCTTCTCCGGGCGCTGA
- a CDS encoding acyl-CoA dehydrogenase family protein, translated as MTTISSAPSTEAPAAVRAGAATSDYFRLDDDLTPEEIAIRDRVREFAQQRVLPVINDYWERAEFPWELVPGLAELGIIGTTIQGYGCPGMSRKAAGMVAREMARADGSINTFLGVHGNLCMGALNMLGSEEQKQRWLPAMARLEKTGAFALTEPEHGSDSVALETSARREGEEWVIDGHKRWIGNGDAADVVVLFARNTEDGKVNAFVVEKDDDGNHPAGYRPEVITGKVGKRAIQQADIVLEGLRVPAGNRLENCRSFKDVSRVLQATRGGAAWEAVGHGMAAFEIAADYAATRQQFGRAIGGYQLVQSRLANMLSELTTMQLLCDRMAELADRGQLSNAQASMVKMATAQKGKWICNEARDLLAGNGLLLENHVVRHMTDMEVVSTYEGTDSIQALLVGRDITGISAFS; from the coding sequence ATGACCACCATCTCCAGCGCCCCCTCGACCGAGGCCCCGGCCGCCGTCCGCGCGGGCGCCGCGACCTCCGACTACTTCCGGCTGGACGACGACCTGACGCCCGAGGAGATCGCGATCCGGGACCGGGTCCGCGAGTTCGCCCAGCAGCGCGTGCTGCCCGTGATCAACGACTACTGGGAGCGCGCCGAGTTCCCCTGGGAGCTGGTGCCCGGGCTGGCGGAGCTGGGCATCATCGGCACCACCATCCAGGGCTACGGCTGCCCGGGGATGTCCCGCAAGGCCGCCGGGATGGTGGCCCGGGAGATGGCGAGGGCCGACGGCAGCATCAACACGTTCCTGGGCGTGCACGGCAACCTGTGCATGGGGGCGCTGAACATGCTGGGGTCCGAGGAGCAGAAGCAGCGCTGGCTGCCGGCGATGGCGCGGCTGGAGAAGACCGGGGCCTTCGCCCTCACGGAGCCGGAGCACGGCTCGGACTCGGTGGCCCTGGAGACCTCCGCTCGCCGCGAGGGCGAGGAGTGGGTGATCGACGGGCACAAGCGCTGGATCGGCAACGGGGACGCGGCCGACGTCGTCGTCCTGTTCGCCCGCAACACCGAGGACGGGAAGGTCAACGCGTTCGTCGTGGAGAAGGACGACGACGGGAACCACCCGGCCGGGTACCGGCCCGAGGTGATCACCGGCAAGGTCGGCAAGCGCGCGATCCAGCAGGCCGACATCGTGCTCGAGGGCCTGCGGGTCCCGGCGGGCAATCGCCTCGAGAACTGCCGGTCCTTCAAGGACGTCTCCCGGGTGCTGCAGGCCACCCGCGGCGGCGCCGCGTGGGAGGCGGTCGGCCACGGCATGGCGGCCTTCGAGATCGCCGCCGACTACGCCGCGACACGGCAGCAGTTCGGCCGGGCCATCGGCGGCTACCAGCTGGTCCAGTCGCGGCTGGCCAACATGCTCAGCGAGCTCACCACCATGCAGCTGCTCTGCGACCGCATGGCCGAGCTCGCCGACCGCGGTCAGCTGTCCAACGCGCAGGCCTCGATGGTGAAGATGGCCACGGCGCAGAAGGGCAAGTGGATCTGCAACGAGGCCCGGGACCTCCTGGCCGGCAACGGGCTGCTGCTCGAGAACCACGTCGTCCGGCACATGACGGACATGGAGGTGGTCTCCACCTACGAGGGCACCGACTCCATCCAGGCGCTGCTCGTGGGCCGGGACATCACCGGCATCTCGGCCTTCAGCTGA
- a CDS encoding MFS transporter — protein sequence MTAFRRGRPALRARRIAYPALLATTAMGTMSSNVINAPLYVIQTDLGMTAQQSVLAVSAFTVAMATAVPLAGWLGDRLGVKTFLISALGVMVLAELTAAAAAGMESLVLARMVQGAACSAIPPCVQAALVTTWPERTAQTMGAWASAIGVGQAVGPPFGGVLTEALSWRWVFVVHAGLVLVLMVLLVAFMPRIGRRRPPMHVAAMVWLVLGGGSTAAAVVLAGQSGPWSWAAASAVCAVLGWWLFAHLCRRRARRAASGATSPRPLLDPALLRDPAYLTAAAGAGLAMGSMAVAIVAVPLFLASDLDLGPARIGAVVFTLALAMTAAGPVAARVGRRHGSGVQLGRGVLILVVAAPVVTLAMVSSGLGVAHWVIVSLVVLGLVLAGTGIAFAQSAAATELLLSPAGGSGTAIGIHNMVRFLAMAVGYSGVSLAWATGASLLVFPAVALTALGLLAILRATRRERPAPPTTPTTAGPGTRRRKDRP from the coding sequence ATGACCGCGTTCCGGAGGGGCCGGCCCGCCCTGCGGGCGCGGCGGATCGCCTATCCGGCGCTGCTGGCCACCACGGCGATGGGCACGATGTCCTCGAATGTGATCAACGCGCCGCTGTACGTCATCCAGACGGACCTCGGCATGACGGCCCAGCAGTCGGTGCTGGCCGTGAGCGCCTTCACGGTGGCCATGGCCACCGCCGTCCCGCTCGCCGGCTGGCTCGGCGACCGGCTCGGGGTCAAGACCTTCCTGATCTCGGCGCTGGGCGTCATGGTCCTCGCGGAGCTCACGGCGGCCGCGGCGGCGGGCATGGAGTCGCTCGTGCTCGCCCGGATGGTGCAGGGCGCGGCGTGCAGCGCGATCCCGCCCTGCGTGCAGGCGGCCCTGGTCACCACCTGGCCGGAGCGGACCGCGCAGACCATGGGCGCGTGGGCCTCCGCCATCGGCGTGGGCCAGGCTGTGGGCCCGCCCTTCGGCGGTGTCCTCACCGAGGCGCTGAGCTGGCGCTGGGTCTTCGTGGTGCACGCCGGGCTGGTGCTCGTGCTGATGGTCCTCCTGGTGGCGTTCATGCCCCGGATCGGGCGGCGGCGCCCGCCGATGCACGTGGCCGCGATGGTCTGGCTCGTCCTCGGCGGCGGCTCGACGGCCGCGGCCGTGGTGCTGGCCGGGCAGTCCGGCCCCTGGTCCTGGGCGGCGGCGAGCGCGGTCTGCGCGGTGCTCGGCTGGTGGCTGTTCGCCCACCTCTGCCGGCGCCGGGCCCGGCGGGCCGCGTCCGGGGCGACGTCCCCGCGGCCCCTGCTGGACCCGGCCCTGCTGCGGGACCCGGCCTACCTCACGGCAGCGGCCGGAGCGGGGCTGGCGATGGGGTCCATGGCGGTGGCCATCGTGGCCGTGCCCCTGTTCCTCGCCTCGGACCTGGACCTGGGCCCGGCCCGGATCGGCGCCGTGGTCTTCACCCTGGCGCTCGCCATGACGGCGGCGGGACCCGTCGCGGCGCGGGTGGGCCGCCGGCACGGCAGCGGCGTCCAGCTCGGCCGTGGGGTCCTGATCCTCGTGGTCGCCGCCCCGGTGGTCACGCTGGCCATGGTCTCGTCCGGTCTGGGAGTGGCCCACTGGGTGATCGTGTCCCTGGTGGTCCTGGGGCTCGTGCTCGCCGGGACCGGCATCGCCTTCGCCCAGAGCGCGGCGGCCACGGAGCTCCTGCTCTCGCCCGCCGGGGGCTCCGGGACCGCGATCGGCATCCACAACATGGTCCGCTTCCTCGCGATGGCCGTGGGCTACTCCGGGGTCTCCCTGGCGTGGGCCACCGGCGCCTCGCTCCTCGTCTTCCCCGCGGTCGCCCTGACCGCGCTGGGACTGCTCGCGATCCTGCGGGCCACCCGCCGGGAACGCCCGGCACCACCGACCACTCCGACCACCGCGGGTCCTGGGACCCGCCGACGAAAGGACCGACCATGA